The sequence below is a genomic window from Aureispira sp. CCB-E.
GCATTTTTCCCAATCCTGTTCGCCAAGGAGCTCCTATTACCGTTGAAATTTCAACGCACAATACAGGTGATTACACTTTCTCTTTGTACAATCTTCAAGGGCAATTAATTCTTGAACTACCTCCCAATACACAAAAAATCCCTACACAAAATCTATCCAAAGGTGCTTATCTACTCAAAATACAAACCGCCACTCAACACTTGACTAAACAACTAATTGTTTACTAAAAAGGAAAAATTCAACCACTAAAGGATATAATTCTATTCTATGTCTTAATCCTCCTATTGGCAAACCAATCATGATATTTGAATTGGAGATGTTAAATCTTTTTTAGAGTTAATACTCTATTGATTAGCTTCGCTGCTACTGCGTGGTGCTTCGTGAGCGCTGCGCTTTTAGTTAGCTTTGTTACTCCCTATGGTCGTGAGTTCGCTATGCTCGGTTCGCTCATGACCTTGGGCTTTTATGCTACTAGCACAAGCCTACTCGGCAAGCTTAGTTTTTTAGTTTTTTACAGGAGTGCTTTCCCATAAACTAACAGAATTTAGCTTTCAGCAAGCTTTGTTTACTACTACTATGTGGTTTCAACGAAGTAATGTAAAATAAAAAGTTCATTTCATTTTTTTGTTACAAAAGTTAATCGTAATATTGCAATATACAAATTAATAAAATTAATTATGGGAATATCCAAAACAGACATTTTTACCAACGAACAAAACTCGATGGCACAAATAGCAAAAGCTCTAGGACATCCTGCTCGGATCGCTATTGTTGAATTTTTATTGCAACAAAAATCCTGTATTTGTAAAGACATTGTAGAAGAAATTCCCTTAGCCCAGCCGACTATTTCTCAACATTTGAGAGAGTTAAAAAAAGTAGGATTAATCAAGGGGAACATTGAGGGAAATAGTGTTTGCTATTGTCTTAATCCAGAACCTTTTAAACTACTAGCCAATTATTATCAACATATACTTTATTCTATTCAACCAATGGACGACAATTGTTGTTCTGAAAAAGAAAAATCATGAAATTATCCACCTTAAAAAAGCATATTGCTAACATTGACCGCATTCATTTTCAGCTACCTGATGGCAGCTCAGTTCCTAGCCATTATCATGTGACAGAAGTAGGAATGATTCAAAAAAACTTTATAGATTGCGGCGGTACATTAAGAGAAGAAAAAGTAATTAATTTTCAGTTGTGGTATTCTGATGATGTTGACCACAGTCTTCAGCCTCAAAAATTACTCGACATCATCAAATTATCTGAAGAAAAACTAAGCTTAGAAGATTTAGAAATAGAGGTAGAATACCAAGCTGGAACGATTGGCAAATATGGCTTGTCCTTTGATGGCAAACATTTTTTGCTCATCAATAAAATGACCAACTGCCTCGCTCCTGACAAATGTATTCCCCAACTAGGCAAACAGAAATTAAATCTCAACGATTTGATTGCCAACCAAAATGCTTGTTCGCCAGACAGTGGTTGTTGTTAATTTATTACTACTATTCCCCCCTCTGACTGGTCACAATATACTAAAACCATATCAGCGAAACCGCAGTCTACAAACGCACGCAGACCAACAACCAAGAGGAACGAACGAAACTAACTCGATTGCTTCTTTAGAGTAGATTTCTATTTTTTAAGGGAGCAGACAGAAGGCGTTGATAAAAAGGTTTTTTATTTTTTTAACATCAATAATTATCGTATATATTTGTACAATAGTTCGTTGAAACCACGCAGTAGCAGCGAAGCTAAACTTTATTAGTTTGATAATCAGCAAATTGCGCCTTTGCTGCGTTTTGTGTTAAAATTTTGATTATCAAACTAATATAAATGTGCTTTTTTATCTTTTTGGTAACTAAGCTTGCGATCTCACGAGCGCAGCGAGCTAAAAAAGTAAAAAACTAAGCGATAGCGATCTCACGACCGCAGGGAGCTAATCAACGAACTACTATTTGTATAT
It includes:
- a CDS encoding helix-turn-helix transcriptional regulator, which codes for MGISKTDIFTNEQNSMAQIAKALGHPARIAIVEFLLQQKSCICKDIVEEIPLAQPTISQHLRELKKVGLIKGNIEGNSVCYCLNPEPFKLLANYYQHILYSIQPMDDNCCSEKEKS
- a CDS encoding DUF6428 family protein — protein: MKLSTLKKHIANIDRIHFQLPDGSSVPSHYHVTEVGMIQKNFIDCGGTLREEKVINFQLWYSDDVDHSLQPQKLLDIIKLSEEKLSLEDLEIEVEYQAGTIGKYGLSFDGKHFLLINKMTNCLAPDKCIPQLGKQKLNLNDLIANQNACSPDSGCC